The sequence TCCGTTCAACCTATGCATTTGAATTAACATTAGGTTATTAACCATGAAAATTCACAAATTCCTCAAAATAGATTTGGAATCGCTTTTTTTTGTAGATTACGCAGTTTCTACGCTGTGcgacaaaattttttgaaaaagccaTGGTCTACAACTTTGTAATAAACGAAATACGCTGTAAAGCCTCAGAAAGTGGGATTTTCACAGAAGATTGTTTTTGTGACATTTAAACTTGATTAACAAAAACTGGCACACCGATTGAACAAACGAATAAACGcataagaaacaaaaaataagagTTTTAGTTTTTGGAGTCTCCTAACTAACTAACGTTTTATTGTCCGATAATATTTCTCCGTGCTATGTAACTACTCTCCCAGAAGAAAGAGATATTTATCATATTGTAGCTTCTgcatataaaaaatttgtttatcattTTGTCTCTTCCTTCTTCTCCTCATGTTCGAACTCTGTCTCTTCCGTGTATTCCTTTCGCATTtactaatttcttttttatactcccATTTTATTTCCTCTCCCCCAAACTCCTTCTATTTTTCTCCATCTCCCTATTTTGTTTCCCCTGCTTCCTATCTTTCACTCACATTCCCTTCATTTTTATCTTGATTTCCTACTCTCGCTCTACTTCTGAACTACAACACCTTTTTAAAGACCTCTTAAGCGCATCTAATTTGCTACCCACATTAGgaaaacaaattctggagtcaccgtGATTCACACTTTGGTCTATATCTCAAATAGAGGGTCCCAAATATTAAGCTTATCGCATAATTGGAGCCCCTGCAACAAATCTGAAGCAAATCGCTccataaattgttttttttttttttttgaataggtcAACCCTTGGTttgcttccaaaaaaaaaaaagaaagaaagcaTGCTCGGTGCAGTCGTTTAGGAGGAGTTTAATCACAGAGACACGTATAAAAGAATTATGTATTTTAAGATATAACGAAAGCATCGAAAATATGGGAAGGTTGGAAAATCGTATATTCCGAAGTATTTTTGGTGCAAAAAAGATCTAACTTTTAAATTGATTCCCACTAAACTCAATACTTATGTTatcaatacttttaaattttgacTCCTTTATTAACACActtgtgttttctttttttttttgacatactCATTTATTATTCAGGATGGTGCGATTGAGTTTGAAGAGTTTATTAGAGCGCTATCGATTACATCACGTGGTAATCTGGACGAAAAGCTGCAATGTAAGTAAACCAAATAATTAATGAATTAAGTTGTAAAAACGCATCAAATATTTTTTGCTTGATATTTGTTAACTGAACGCTCCCAGCAGGTTCCCAACTACTATCATCTGTTTATTTCCTTTGAAAAAAAGCAAACTTTGTTTTGTATGGCAATGGCGGAAAACAAGTCAAGGCttctaataattttataattttatatttaaaatattgttttatttaaaatattcactTTCTACGCTGCTCTCTGCCCACATTGTCATTAAGTTTGGAGCCATTCGTGAAGAATGCTGTGAACTTGCGATATGGATTGGGGATGGCATCCCATTTGTGTCATTCTGGTATTCTGATAGACAATTTCTTGTCAAGTAGAAGGGTCGAAGTAGTATAATCTAATGGACGAGAACTTTTCAGGATAGTTCCCATATTAGTGGTATGGCCAAATTTGATTTCGCTCTAAGGCAGGACGGCCTTAATTTTGCCAATGGCTGCTTTAGTGACATAAAGGGCAGTTGTAGCCTTTCTGGATCTATTTTAGACATGCTGTTTAAAGTTCAATTAACTATATAAAATAAATCCAATGTATATAACCGCAGGTGAGAGTTCAAGCCTTACCTCGCGTTGTTGCGGTGTTTTTAAAGGGAGTATTTTATAGCGTCTGGTGAATAGAATTATTTCAGTCGTCGCAGTATTCACTTTGAGACCGCTTACTCCAGTCCTCAAGTATGATTAATCTGGTCTGCAGTAGCTCGCCTAGGGGCTTAAAGATGTTTATCGGTTGCTGCTAGAGCAATGTCATCGGCGTATGTCGTCCGGTACTTTCTAACTTATATGAGAATGTATACACCGTTAGGTTCCACAGCAAAGGGGTCAATCAAGCTCCTTGAGAAATGCCATTAGACGCGTGCCTTATTATGAAGGAGATTGAAGGAGATAGATATTAAATAATAGTTCTATTCGTTAGCAGTTATTCCACGAATTTCATAAGTGGCAGGTGAAACCCCATGTGTAATAAGGAGTCGATAACGGCTTACGGATAAACATTGTTAAACGCTCACTCTATATCTAGAAAGATGCCAAGCGTGACATCCTTAAAGGCAATCCCTTTCCCAATCTTACTGGTGATAACAGGGAGTGCTTATCTAGGGATAGCAATGTTTGGGTAGTTGATAGGAGGGTATCCGGCTGTTGGTGGTTCCTGTAGACAGCCAGAAAAGTTCGTGTCTACTAAAACCTTCAACATTTCGCCGCTGGATGACCTCCGTACACCGTTGGGTTGCTATATTCAAATCGATGCGGATGGGTTCTTCCAAAGGATCTTTTGTTGGCTATTGGCAAGCTTCGCTTGATTAAAAAATTGTCTGCTGTTCTTTCTGAGCGAGATAATATCGGCGTTCAAACATTGTTGTATCCACTCCCGACTCACAGAGCCATGTAATGCTGTATTTTGTGCCTTTTGTCCAGTTTCCTGTCCAAGGAAGAAGTGAATACAGGAAGAACAGCGGCTACTTTGATTTCTACCGATGGGTATTACTTACCTACGGAATCTTACTCATTTTCTAAATACATATTCGCTTCATCAGCTCTAAGTTGTAAACGAAATCTACCATAAGAAGCGTTGACATTTAAAAAGCTCGCTTTGAAAGTGAGCTAGTCTGGTCGTCTTCTGTTTCTGTAATCTGCGAGGATATTCCCTTAAAGCCATCTCAGTTAACAATAAATAATGCTATGCTTATTTCCAGGTCAGCGTAGTATAAAGCAGACCCTACCACGGTATGCATGTGTGGCAGAATTTCCCCTGGAGTTCAGTGGGGTTTACATTTTGACTTAACTTCCTAGACTTAAAATCATcattgctatttttaattttattttaggggCATTCCGATTGTACGATGTGGACAATGATGGCTACATAACGAGAGAGGAAATGTACAACATAGTGGATGCAATATACCAAATGGTGGCAAGTACAATATTTTATttggattttattttattatttgtacgTCTTTATTATTTggaaacagtaaaaaaaaaaaaaaaaaaaaaaaccattttgcatGAACAATTTCGATAGCTGAGCGGAATATCAGCTTTCTGGGCTAACGTTCCGTAAACTCCAACCCTCATAAAACTTTTGAATAATGGCCTATTTCAAAAACGTTATATCTCAGATCAAATTCCATACATTTTGGCATTAGCCGGCGcgtttttaacaaaaattctAAGAGAGAGCATTTTGAAACAAATCCTGATATATggcgttattcaaacgttttcaGTGGtaaagcgttttcgaaacggcaaccGAGCCCTTCTACATGATTTTTCACACAGCAGCCAATATGATCATAGCTTTGTAGTTTGCTATAtgcataaaataatttatttcatttcttattatttttcatattcCTTTTATGCTCTGCCCAAACAGGGTCAACAACCGCAAGCTGAAGAAGAGAATACACCACAAAAGCGAGTCGATAAAATATTCGATCAAATGGATAAAAATCATGATGATCGTTTAACGCTAGATGAATTTCGTGAGGGTAGTAAAGCTGATCCACGTATAGTGCAGGCGTTAAGTTTAGGTGGTGATTAACCAAAAGAGACTTAATTTAGTTCGTAAATAGTTTAAACGAGCAGCCAAACGAACGAATAAGAGGAAATTGCATacaaaaaaagatatatataaaaatatataaaaaaaaatactaaaaaataaataaaactagtCTAAATAAAGTGAATTAATAAATATGACAATGAAAGGAAAACATTTATGTTTAatcaataaacaaaacaaaaaaatacgagaaaaataggaaaaataaacttttgcaatattttaaaagctTGAGAAAAATTGTTATAAGCAAGtgcgaaaaaataaataaaactcatataaacataaatacacGTACAGCTATACAAACGTACATGGACACTGTAGGTTAATATACAGACATACCATACACCAAATTGCATATTTACTAACGTTTGGTAGTCGATGCACATAACaaactcacaaacacatgcaatTGTATATATATTTCATACGTAAGTAGATAAACATACATACGCTAGGAAGTTAGCAAAAGCGGTAGAAaagcttcaacaaatttaatCAATACAACAtagttcaaaatgaaaaaaaaaaagaaacaaaaaactaaaatcaTAAAACATTAAGGACAAGTATTTCAAGCGcgttgaataaaaaaatttaaacaaagcaatttttttcatatgatATAGTAATCTATACAGTAACCATCGTATACAATCTCTTATATAAGCTTGAAAAAAACGTGTTTTATCTCGCTTAAGCCTAGAAAGATgacgttatttttttaccctagaaagataacgtacgtctgagagacgtgtgcAAGTTTAATGACCCTAAAGAtataaatggttttttttttatcattttcttgatatatattcacttgttttaaatgttttttaaagaaaaatgttgtttttttaaatatattaaaaattaagtttgacttatcttggacttgtccttacaaaaatcagttttttttcgaaggacctcagttcatagcaaaaaaatttaaaaaaaatacctatttttgcacttcaattgaatgaattaactgctttaaactatacttaaaaaaatattagctaaaattaccattttcggcaaaaattacatataaaattagtcatgtcatgtagtcacgtaaaagataacgatacgtctcttagacgtttttttttttttaaacaatcatatatatctcagcaaacaaaaaagttccTACTGAAAAACATCCATCACTGGCAAGCTGGTAACGGTAGCTgcgaaaactgagaatgagaatgttctctctttacgattgtgggagactgagagcaaaattaaaatgaCGTACGTCTCACAAACctacgttatctcactagggttaaaaTAAACCCCTAAGAAAAAGATTCTTTAAAAACGTTTCTAAGCCACGCTTAATTACTGCAACGCTGCATAAATTAACTCGAAAGAAATTTCAAGTTTGATTCAACCAAAAACTAAACATTCTCAGTGTATAAATCTTAGCAATGATAGATTTACTTAACCGTTCGTTGactcaatatttgttttttttttttacctgttGGAGAGGCACGTTTCGAAATGTTCCTAATTTTTTGAAactgtttttattttcaaatctacatacatatatgagccctttattttgaaaatggtataagtcatttccaactcatggtcttaaacgcATTTTTATTTCTGAATGAACGCATATATAGATAGTTCTACAATTATAtactaataataagaattgcatcttttggttattggactctaacaaacggGGGGGCGAGGAGAGATACCAACAAATTACAGCTGATCTTAAACGACATAAAATGTCTTATACCACTTTTAAAATAAAGggctcatatatatgtatacatctGTGTATGTTTATAGGTATAGACTGGgctgcgtcctaaacggatcaacTGATTACAGATAAATTGGAAACGTTCACTAGAaattatttcgatatataaaatggGCTtcgcacctcccatataaatggaatttttgatactgcataactctggaagtattcattcAATGACCTTCAAATTCAGTAaaaagttatatgaggtcaatccctttCACCACCATGAAAACGTAAGGTAAGGCAGAAGGGGcgtagcacctcccatacaaatggaatattttaTACAGCATATCTCTTGATTTAGTAATGTAGAATAATTAAAATTGGCAAGAAGCTATATGACATTTAGTCCCACCAAGcaccagtaaaatgtggaattgggaaaaaggaggCGTGGTACCATACCAACAAATGAGATTTTTCAAAACTATGGCTGACGTATAAACTTAATTTAGTTTAACAGCTatgttgggtttggctgttattccttttggacgttttgTAATGTACCGCCGTTAAAAACTATATTAACAACCTGTTCAACATCGAATGTCGAAGCACTGTGGGGAAAACACTAAGACTATCTGTGAAGATTGCAGCAAACAATAATGCGGCACTGGTGTGCTCCATGCAGATATACAATGAAGCATAAATCGATATAGAAAATAAGTGAATATCAATCAATATCAAATCTCTGGAGCACTTGGGATTAGATTCTCCAATtcgaaacaaaatcgattaagcGAACAAAGATATATTCCGGGAGATGAATTATAGTATTTTTTGATGGACCTGGAGGAACGGAAAAACATTCCTGCTAAATTTGACATTTGTTGATGTAGGATCAAAGAGAGAAATCACTGTGGCAGTTGCTTACTCAGGAATCGCGGCTACTCTTTTGTGTGATATACGTACAGCTCACTCCGCATTTAAAATACCACTGCCTCTGCAAAAATCTGATACACCGATatgaaaaaataagcaaaaactctGGGCAAAGTGAGATTTCGAAGACATCTAAGTGGTGTGGGCTAAGTGCACCATGACTCGCAACAGTCGCTAGAATCTTTAGATATAACCCTTAAGGACTTGAGTGGTAGTGATCATCCTATTAGCTGGTGCTTTTCTCTAACTTTCTGGAGATTTTTGACAAATCCTGCCAATTATTCCGCAAGGAATACCCACAAATGAAGTGAATGCTTGCTTAAATACGTTATTTATATGGCATTTCGTACAAAAATTAACTCTTAACTAAATATGAAAACCCCTTTGGGGCGAAAACACTTAAGCGGAAGTTTTTACTAAAACCCTTCTTCAAATCGGTAAAGGCaaattcctttatatttacaaccAGATTTCATTTATTTTCCTCAAAATTTGAGCGAACCTAGGACATCACCTAATGCTTCAATAGCTAATGTTTTTCTAAGTATTAAACCTAATTATACAACCTATAAATGGCGCCGAGATAGAGCGATTTCGGCACCtaaaaatgaggatgttaatatcaccaATGCCAAAATCCAGGAAAAACTACCAGGGACCGATATAACTTATCAATCTATTGACACAGTCGCGAAAGATTCCCAAACAGTGCATTATCCGGATGATGCACTTCTTAACTCCTTGGAGTCAATAATTCCTCCCAATAGAACGATTAACGAACGGTTAAGGTTTTATGCATGTAAATTTGATATACTAACATAAATTTAAGGCATAAATTTaaggcatatatttaaatttaaggcATTCATAATATTTGAAGCAATAAAACGctcaaaatgaaaaaattcaaataaaaaattcttaCGAAAATATAAAAGGGTCGAATACAATGGTGCGTGccaaaggaaaaaatttaaaaaaaaatttaactgtctattcaaaaaacgatttttaaatttaaaatcaaaatattacAATCAAAGCAATCATTAATCTACTACATTTAAGTGCTTACTAAATTTATAGCGAATATTATAGAAAAACTCCCAcaatattagaaaaatttaaataagtttGCTTAATCATTGAAAATAATTAGAAATACTGAAATACTTTGTATAAGAGCTGCGAGTAGAACCAAAAATCATAAATTTAatccagacctgttaaataatgatgaaaatttttaatgattATTGATTATATTGTGAGGTTTTTAGACAATTGATTAGTGATTTTTGCCATTATTTAAGTcgttttaattattattaatttatttattttacacaatAATTAACTTACTaattattttcaattgtaatacGGATAAAGTTACTCGATTATTTTACTTAATGctgtttaatttgaaaaaaaaaaaaaaatgatataattattttattaatgtcattaaattttgattatttatgCATAGTGCATTAGTTTCAGTCATTTGGTAACTACTTTCGATATTTTCTGTTTCGTATTATTAATGAAGaagaataaatttaatttaatgttataattgtttgtatattacatatttttattaattatttctaattattttttttttagaagccaataatcatgattatttttatatcattaattGATCGGTCTTGcgaaaaaaatatcaataaaataaaaaaagcaaagaaAATAACGATTATTAAGGTTGATCAAAATTTAGCAAATCTGGATTTACACTGAAATTGAAAATTCATAGTAAATCACAAAATATCAAATCATTGGAGAGCAAgcctttaaataattaaattaatccCATTAACTAATAGGCAATCATATGATTACACAAAAATTTCGTTAATCGAATACACGAATAGTTCGAATATTTTACCAGTCCTAGCACAACTTTCGTTAGAGATCTGAGTACCGTTATATTTGGGCTAGGCGTTTAGGACCAATTATGCTTGCACAACATAGCACGGCGCAGCAACATTGTTCTCACAAATAATATCTGATTGAGTGTACTTGATTAGGCTATGCAGTGCATTGCATTGGTCGACAACAGAAGGCAAAGGTTTATCGAGAACTCTTGAGATTCGCTACTTTATGTATTGCTTTTTCATGCTATGCTATGCAAGTATAACTGGATATTGTGGGTCTCAACTTCGTTTATCTGGATTGTTGATTGAACTCGTTACTGAACAACGCTATGTAGATATTAAAAAACTTTCAACTGCAAAAAGAAATTGGAAAatttacaacaataacaaaatgtATGTCACATAAAATGTTTATCCTTATGAAAAACACCAATTTGAAATTTCTAGCGTTTGATTAAATAATATTTAaccaaatattataaaaaatatgttttcatttattttgaaataaaatggCATATGGGGTATTCGAAAGTGACGGGTGGGAAATTTTTACTCAACTTTGACTAAAATTTTGAGTAGCTTCTCTGGAGTCTGTAATTTTAacggaaaaataaaaatttctaggAATGGCAGGTGATACTACGAAAACACAAGGCTATATCAGCGGTTTTGTTTTTCACTTTCCATTTTAAGTCAAACTACAATTATGTTTCCAAATCCACTGTATCCTACATTTTAACAACAAACTAAGATCAGACGTGTACTATAAACCAATTTGTATATTTTACAAAGACAAAATATAAGCATATTTCA is a genomic window of Eurosta solidaginis isolate ZX-2024a chromosome 4, ASM4086904v1, whole genome shotgun sequence containing:
- the LOC137250896 gene encoding frequenin-2; the encoded protein is MGKKNSKLKQDTIDRLTTATYFTEKEIRQWHKGFLKDCPNGLLTEQGFIKIYKQFFPQGDPSKFATLVFRVFDENEDGAIEFEEFIRALSITSRGNLDEKLQWAFRLYDVDNDGYITREEMYNIVDAIYQMVGQQPQAEEENTPQKRVDKIFDQMDKNHDDRLTLDEFREGSKADPRIVQALSLGGD